A genomic region of Cygnus atratus isolate AKBS03 ecotype Queensland, Australia chromosome 13, CAtr_DNAZoo_HiC_assembly, whole genome shotgun sequence contains the following coding sequences:
- the ITGB1BP2 gene encoding integrin beta-1-binding protein 2: protein MALLCYNKGCGQRFDPEHNAEDSCQYHPGVPIFHDALKGWSCCKKRTTDFSEFLSIKGCTKGFHSKEKPPEPLQEESSDKPKAKPVAEFIIQGPKSAETMQRERPSSDEPRQLLPIKVSRSLEQALEKLSLSPNDKVPEGGCTGEVAVQVRAGTTCKNAACKAVYQGAESNAEVCTFHPGVPVFHEGMKYWSCCGVRTTDFSAFLEQPGCSTGRHCWTGKADKKAVSCRQDWHQTSSQVVVTIYAKNPLPALSSVKANRTVLEVHVIFEGNKIFQAELDLWGVIETEKSFVSMVPTKVEITLCKASPGPWARLEHPQSRACSQGEPEKAAASTEEPEEDSDDSLSWSEEDDEEMEAANSTALPRGFDTSSGLAAQTQSSM, encoded by the exons ATGGCGTTGCTGTGCTACAACAAGGGCTGCGGGCAGAGGTTTGATCCCGAGCACAACGCCGAGG aTTCCTGCCAGTACCACCCGGGCGTCCCCATCTTCCATGATGCCCTGAAG GGCTGGTCCTGCTGCAAGAAGCGCACGACGGACTTCTCCGAGTTCCTCTCCATTAAG GGATGCACAAAGGGGTTCCACAGCAAGGAGAAGCCCCCTGAGCCTCTCCAAGAGGAGAGCTCAGACAAGCCGAAGGCCAAGCCAGTGGCGGAATTCATCATCCAAGGACCAAAATCAGCTGAGACGATGCAGCGGGAAAGACCAAG CTCTGATGAGCCACGACAACTGCTGCCAATTAAAGTATCCAGGTCTCTGGAGCAGGCGCTGGAGAAACTGAGCCTGTCCCCCAACGACAAGGTGCCCGAGGGCGGCTGCACAG GGGAGGTGGCTGTGCAGGTGAGAGCCGGCACCACCTGCAAGAACGCAGCCTGCAAGGCG GTCTACCAGGGTGCAGAGAGCAACGCAGAGGTTTGTACTTTCCACCCTGGTGTTCCTGTCTTCCACGAGGG gaTGAAGTACTGGAGCTGCTGCGGGGTCAGAACCACAGACTTCAGCGCCTTCCTGGAGCAGCCGGGCTGCAGCACCGGGCGGCACTGCTGGACGGGGAAGGCG GACAAGAAGGCGGTGTCGTGCCGACAGGACTGGCACCAAACCAGCAGCCAAGTGGTGGTGACAATCTACGCCAAGAACCCCCTGCCCGCCCTCAGCAGCGTGAAGGCCAACCGCACCGTG CTTGAGGTTCACGTCATCTTTGAAGGGAATAAGATTTTCCAGGCAGAACTCGATCTCTGGGGG GTCATCGAAACGGAGAAGAGCTTTGTGAGCATGGTCCCTACCAAGGTGGAGATCACGCTCTGCAAAGCCAGCCCGGGGCCCTGGGCCAGGCTGGAGCACCCCCAGAGCAGGGCGTGCTCCCAGGGGGAGCCGGAGAAGGCGGCTGCCAGCACGGAGGAGCCGGAGGAGGACTCTGACGACAGCCTGAGCTGGTCGGAGGAGGACGACGAGGAGATGGAGGCAGCTAACAGCACGGCGCTGCCGAGGGGCTTTGACACCAGCTCTGGATTAGCAGCCCAAACCCAGAGCAGCAtgtaa